In Nocardioides luti, the DNA window CCGGGCCTGGACCGACGGCACGGAGCACGGGGTGCTGCTGCCCACGCACCCGATGAAGGTCACCTCCATCGCGGCGCTGGCGGTGCTCGGGTCCGTGCTCACGGCCGCCGGGGTGGGCATCGGCGTCGAGGCGGTGCTCGACGGCACGTACGGCGACCTGGTCGGCGCGTTCATCTCGCTGCTGATCGGGCTGCTGATGCTGCTCGGGGCGTACGCCGGCATCCGCAGCCGGATGGCCAGCGACCGCGGCCTCCTCCTCACCCCGGCCGCCGTCACGCTGCGGACCGGCCGGGTCGTGGAGGTCCTCCCGTGGACCGGCGTGGTGGCGGTGCACGCGCACTGGAACCGTCGCGTCCGGGGCGCCTTCAAGTCCGTCGACGAGCAGATCGACAACTGGCTGACCTTCCAGACGGCTCCCGGCGTCGTCGAGGGGGACGACCCGCTGGCGCTGATGTCCGGGACGAAGCAGCCCACGCTCGACGCGGAGACCCTGGCGATGGACCCCTACGTCGTCGTCGACGTGCTGCGGTTCTACCTCGAGCAGCCGGACCGCCGGACGGAGCTGGCCACCGACGCCGCGCTCGCGCGGGTTGCCGACCTCGAGCGCAACCGCGCCCTCACCACGCACTGACCCCGGCAGTACCGTCGCGGCATGCCCCCGCTGCTCCGCGCCGCCCACGCGGGTCCCGCGCTGGCGGTGGTCGTCCTGGCCGCGCTGCTCGCGGTCGCCGACGGCCTCGCGGTCGAGCGCGTCGGGCTCGTCGCGCTGGCGGTGCTGGCCGGGCAGCTCTCGGTCGGCTGGTCCAACGACGCGATCGACGCCGGCCGCGACCGGGTCGCGGGCCGGTCCGACAAGCCGCTCGCCCGGGGCGACCTGCGCGACCGGACCGTCTGGGCGGCGGCCGTGCTGGCCCTGGCGGCCTGCGTGCCGCTCTCGCTCGCGTGCGGGTGGGTCGCCGGGCTCGTGCACCTCGGCTGCGTCGCCTCCGCGTGGTCCTACAACGCGGGGCTGAAGTCGACTCCGTGGTCGTTCGCACCGTACGCCGTCTCGTTCGGCGCCCTCGTCGTGTTCGTGTCGCTCGCGGGCCGGCCGTCGGTGCTGCCGCCGTGGTGGCAGCCGGTGGCCGGGGCCCTGCTGGGGGTCGGTGCCCACCTGCTCAACGTGCTGCCGGACCTCGCCGACGACGCGGCCACCGGTGTCCACGGTCTGCCGCACCGGCTCGGGGCGCGGTGGCTGCCGCCGGTCGCGACCGGGGTGCTGGTGGCCGGCAGCCTCGTGGTGGCCCTCGGCGCCGGGATCGGTCGGCCCGCCGTGGTCGCCGGGCTGGTCGTCGTCCTGCTGCTGGCCGCGGTCGCGGCCCGCAGCCGCGGCCGGGCGGGCTTCCTCTCGGCCGTCGGCATCGCCCTCGCCGACGTGGTGCTGCTGGTCCTCGCGGGTCGCTAGGCCCGACCGATACCCGGTGGCGGTAGCCGCGCCGCCCGGGTAGGAAGGGCGCATGGTGCTCACCCCGGACGTCGAGTCGCTGGCCGCCATCGTCGAGGAGGTGCGTGGGTGGGACGTCGACCCCGACCTGGCGCCCCTGCACGTCGGTGACCTGGGGTGGAACCAGCAGTTCGGTGCCGCCGCGCTGGCCGCCGCCCTGCGGGTCTGGCACGTCGACGACCGGCTGGCTGCAGTGGGCCTCCTCGACGAGCCCGACCTGCTGCGCCTCACGGTGGCGCCGGAGCTCCGTGAGGACGAGGACTTCGTGCGCGGCTTCGTGGCCGACCTCGAGGCGGAGGACGGACGCGTGCTGCCGGCCGGCGAGGTCGCGGTGGAGGCCCGGTTCGCCGGGCCGCTGCACGAGCTGCTGCTCGCGCGGGGGTG includes these proteins:
- a CDS encoding UbiA family prenyltransferase produces the protein MPPLLRAAHAGPALAVVVLAALLAVADGLAVERVGLVALAVLAGQLSVGWSNDAIDAGRDRVAGRSDKPLARGDLRDRTVWAAAVLALAACVPLSLACGWVAGLVHLGCVASAWSYNAGLKSTPWSFAPYAVSFGALVVFVSLAGRPSVLPPWWQPVAGALLGVGAHLLNVLPDLADDAATGVHGLPHRLGARWLPPVATGVLVAGSLVVALGAGIGRPAVVAGLVVVLLLAAVAARSRGRAGFLSAVGIALADVVLLVLAGR